In one Bacillus sp. Marseille-P3661 genomic region, the following are encoded:
- the pepF gene encoding oligoendopeptidase F has product MAEQEKPKSLPKRSEIEVENTWRLEDIFQTDQDWEQEFKEIKSLIPSIEEFKGKLAESAETLYKALETQYGLSERLGKLYTYAHMRYDQDTTNSFYQGLNDRAENLLTQASSAFSFIDPEILSIEEDKIKAYINEHDGLKLYQHILDELNRGRPHVLSVKEEAILAQAAEVTGNASTTFGMLNNADLKFPSIKDENGEETEITHGRYIRFLESSDRRVREEAFKAVYDTYGKFKNTFSSTLSGNIKKDNFYARVRNYKTAREAALDGNNIPESVYDTLVETVNDHLHLLHRYIVLRKKVLGLDDLHMYDLYTPLVKDVKMEIPYEEAKELVKNGLAPMGEEYQNILQEAYDNRWVDVYENQGKRSGAYSSGTFGTNPYILMNWQDNVNNLFTLAHELGHSVHSYYTRKTQPYPYANYSIFVAEVASTCNEALLNDYMLKTEDDKQKKMYILNHYLEGFRGTVFRQTMFAEFEHLIHEKAREGEALTADLLTSLYYDLNKKYFGNEITIDEEIGLEWSRIPHFYYNYYVYQYATGFSAAAALAKQILEEGQPAVDRYVEFLKAGNSDYPIEVLKRAGVDMTSSEPIKQALQVFDQKLTEMEQLLNS; this is encoded by the coding sequence ATGGCGGAACAAGAAAAACCGAAATCGTTACCAAAGCGCAGTGAAATCGAAGTTGAAAATACTTGGCGGTTAGAAGATATCTTTCAAACAGATCAAGACTGGGAACAGGAATTTAAAGAAATAAAATCATTAATTCCATCTATTGAAGAGTTTAAAGGGAAATTAGCAGAATCAGCAGAAACGTTATATAAAGCTTTGGAGACGCAATATGGACTGTCTGAAAGATTAGGAAAGCTTTATACGTATGCACATATGCGCTACGATCAAGATACAACTAATTCTTTTTATCAAGGTTTAAACGATCGTGCCGAAAACTTGTTAACTCAAGCAAGTAGTGCTTTTTCATTTATAGACCCTGAAATTTTATCTATAGAAGAGGATAAAATTAAAGCATATATTAATGAACACGATGGTTTAAAGCTTTATCAGCATATTTTAGATGAGTTAAATCGGGGTCGTCCACATGTCCTTTCTGTAAAAGAAGAAGCAATACTTGCTCAAGCAGCAGAGGTCACAGGTAATGCAAGTACTACTTTTGGAATGCTAAATAATGCCGACCTAAAATTCCCTAGTATTAAAGATGAAAATGGTGAAGAAACAGAAATCACACATGGCCGCTATATCCGTTTTCTAGAAAGTAGTGATCGCCGTGTTCGTGAAGAAGCTTTTAAAGCCGTCTATGATACATACGGTAAATTTAAAAATACATTCTCAAGTACACTAAGTGGGAATATTAAAAAAGATAATTTCTATGCAAGAGTGCGAAATTATAAAACAGCCCGTGAAGCGGCATTAGATGGGAATAATATTCCTGAAAGTGTATACGATACTTTAGTTGAAACTGTAAATGATCATTTGCACTTATTACATCGCTACATAGTTCTTCGGAAAAAGGTACTAGGATTAGATGATCTTCATATGTATGACTTATATACACCACTTGTTAAAGATGTAAAAATGGAAATCCCTTATGAAGAGGCTAAAGAGTTGGTCAAAAATGGCCTTGCTCCAATGGGTGAGGAGTACCAAAATATTCTACAAGAAGCATATGATAATCGCTGGGTGGATGTTTATGAAAATCAAGGGAAAAGAAGTGGAGCTTATTCATCAGGGACGTTTGGAACAAATCCATATATATTAATGAATTGGCAGGATAATGTAAATAATCTATTTACATTAGCACATGAACTTGGTCATTCGGTTCACAGCTATTACACTCGAAAGACACAGCCGTATCCATATGCTAATTATTCAATATTTGTGGCGGAAGTGGCTTCAACGTGTAACGAAGCATTATTAAATGATTACATGCTAAAAACTGAAGATGATAAACAAAAGAAAATGTATATTTTAAATCATTACCTAGAGGGGTTCCGTGGTACTGTTTTCCGTCAAACAATGTTCGCTGAGTTTGAACATTTGATACATGAAAAAGCTCGTGAAGGTGAGGCATTAACAGCAGATTTATTAACCTCTCTATATTATGATTTGAATAAAAAATATTTTGGGAATGAGATAACAATAGATGAAGAGATAGGTTTAGAGTGGTCAAGAATACCACATTTTTACTATAATTATTATGTATATCAATATGCGACAGGTTTTAGTGCAGCCGCAGCTCTTGCAAAACAAATTTTAGAAGAAGGCCAACCAGCTGTTGATCGTTATGTTGAATTTTTGAAGGCAGGCAATTCTGATTATCCAATCGAAGTATTAAAACGTGCTGGAGTTGATATGACTTCAAGCGAACCAATTAAGCAAGCGTTACAAGTATTTGATCAAAAACTTACAGAGATGGAACAATTGCTAAATAGTTAA
- the rpiA gene encoding ribose-5-phosphate isomerase RpiA: MDQANFRKKLAGEKAAEFVKDGMLLGLGSGSTVYWTLKKLGELIENGMKIKGIPSSRRTERWAKEFGIPLIEFSNVERQLDLAIDGADEVDEDFNLIKGGGGSLYREKVVDAFSKQLIIIVDESKLVQTLGKFPLPVEVSPFGWEVTAQRISKLGCHPILRKKDDDIFITDNGNYILDCDFNIIVNPQQLHKQLKLLTGVVETGLFINLVDVVVVGEENGLRLVNRKEPK; encoded by the coding sequence ATGGATCAAGCTAATTTTAGAAAAAAACTAGCGGGTGAAAAAGCTGCGGAGTTTGTTAAAGATGGGATGTTGTTAGGATTAGGATCAGGTTCAACTGTTTATTGGACTTTGAAAAAGTTAGGAGAATTAATTGAGAATGGAATGAAAATTAAAGGAATTCCATCCTCCCGACGTACAGAAAGATGGGCAAAAGAATTCGGAATTCCGTTAATTGAATTTTCAAATGTCGAAAGGCAACTAGACCTAGCAATTGATGGTGCTGATGAAGTTGATGAAGATTTTAATTTAATTAAAGGTGGAGGCGGCTCACTTTACAGGGAAAAAGTTGTTGATGCGTTTAGTAAGCAACTGATAATTATTGTAGATGAATCAAAGTTAGTTCAAACATTAGGGAAATTCCCTCTTCCCGTAGAAGTTAGTCCGTTTGGCTGGGAAGTTACAGCACAAAGAATTTCGAAGCTCGGATGTCATCCAATTTTAAGAAAAAAAGATGATGATATTTTTATTACAGATAATGGTAATTACATTTTAGATTGTGATTTCAATATAATTGTAAATCCGCAACAATTACACAAACAATTAAAGTTACTAACTGGGGTTGTTGAAACGGGTCTTTTTATAAATTTGGTAGACGTAGTGGTTGTCGGTGAAGAAAACGGTTTGAGGTTGGTAAATAGGAAAGAGCCAAAATAA
- a CDS encoding CYTH domain-containing protein: MNQEIEIEFKNMLTGEEFERIKQYFKLQSEDFIAQENHYLDTMDFLLKAKNAALRIRKKQGVYTLTLKQPLEKGLLESHQLISEQQALALFNGSSLSTIKGEINTLISTMGIEPNDIVYLGSLRTQRAEIKLGDHLLVLDHSFYFNKEDFELEFEVKDYDIGKKEFINLLQKYNIPLRDTRNKIVRFFMEKENQ, encoded by the coding sequence ATGAATCAGGAAATCGAAATTGAATTTAAGAACATGCTCACCGGTGAAGAATTTGAACGAATTAAACAATATTTTAAACTTCAATCAGAAGACTTTATTGCTCAGGAAAATCATTATCTAGATACAATGGATTTTCTCTTAAAAGCCAAAAATGCGGCACTACGAATTCGGAAAAAACAAGGTGTTTATACACTTACCTTAAAACAGCCTCTTGAAAAAGGATTGTTAGAATCCCATCAACTTATATCTGAACAACAAGCCCTGGCATTATTTAACGGTAGTTCTTTAAGTACAATTAAAGGAGAAATTAATACTTTAATTTCAACAATGGGCATTGAGCCGAATGATATTGTTTACTTGGGCTCTTTAAGAACGCAGCGTGCAGAAATAAAGCTCGGTGATCATTTACTCGTACTTGATCATAGTTTTTATTTTAATAAGGAAGACTTTGAGCTTGAGTTTGAGGTCAAAGATTATGATATTGGGAAAAAAGAATTTATTAATCTTCTTCAAAAATATAATATCCCCTTAAGGGATACAAGAAATAAGATTGTTCGTTTTTTTATGGAAAAAGAAAATCAATAG
- a CDS encoding RluA family pseudouridine synthase: MTAFKLQWKIDQTNDGQLVREYLLKVKGISKRALTDIKFMGGDILLNGQHTTVRSILKDGDVLTVLFPPEERSIGIVAENLPLNIVYEDEYILVIDKPPAMATIPSREHRNGTLSNALLYYYENNNIDSTIHIVNRLDRDTSGLLIVAKHRYIHHLMSLEQKKGTINRQYEAIVHGIVKPDTGDIVAPIGRKETSIIEREVRQDGQVAITHFHVIQRYSECTWLSLKLETGRTHQIRVHMAHIGHPLLGDSLYRGAKDLIERQALHSKRISFKHPISKEELEFISTLPEDMQLVVNR; this comes from the coding sequence ATGACTGCTTTCAAATTGCAGTGGAAAATAGACCAGACAAATGATGGACAGCTTGTTAGGGAATATTTATTAAAAGTGAAGGGGATTTCCAAAAGGGCGTTGACAGATATTAAATTTATGGGTGGCGATATATTACTCAACGGCCAGCACACTACTGTTCGCTCAATATTAAAAGATGGAGATGTATTAACCGTGCTTTTCCCCCCTGAAGAAAGAAGTATTGGGATTGTAGCGGAAAACCTTCCATTAAATATTGTTTACGAAGACGAATACATACTTGTAATCGATAAACCGCCCGCTATGGCTACTATTCCATCTAGAGAACACCGAAATGGTACGCTTTCGAATGCACTATTATATTATTATGAAAATAATAACATTGATTCAACGATTCACATTGTAAATCGTTTGGATCGGGATACATCTGGTTTATTAATTGTTGCTAAACACCGATATATTCATCACTTAATGTCACTTGAACAAAAGAAAGGTACAATAAATAGGCAATACGAAGCAATAGTTCATGGAATTGTAAAACCAGATACCGGGGATATAGTTGCACCTATTGGCAGAAAGGAAACAAGCATAATTGAACGTGAAGTTCGACAAGATGGCCAAGTTGCAATTACTCATTTTCATGTTATTCAACGTTATAGTGAATGTACATGGTTGTCTTTAAAGTTGGAAACAGGGCGAACACATCAAATTAGAGTTCATATGGCACATATCGGACATCCATTATTAGGAGACAGCTTATATAGGGGCGCCAAAGATTTAATCGAACGTCAGGCTTTACATAGTAAAAGAATTAGCTTTAAACACCCAATTTCAAAAGAGGAACTTGAATTTATATCGACTTTACCTGAGGATATGCAGCTAGTGGTTAACAGATAG
- a CDS encoding HipA family kinase, whose amino-acid sequence MINPIAYRKKLEGKSNAHLITFDDGRDYVVKFFQSGFEKSLPNEWVSYCLARYLGLPVPFAKIVEIPQSFTYETPELASMSTTTQSQFVSLFVPDCLDGHQVSTILDITNKELLAGIIVFDYWLCNRDRTRKNILLQEEKQDCYKLWIIDHAETFGSYNWTLSELDHLSTDLMKSATHELMSRFVEDEQYFAKQIELIKAIPIFLIEEIVTLIPDDWMMSKEEKKALVSTLVGRRKEMLSNVIKKFIKKVN is encoded by the coding sequence ATGATTAATCCTATTGCTTACCGTAAAAAACTTGAGGGGAAGTCTAATGCGCACTTAATCACATTTGATGATGGTAGAGATTATGTAGTAAAATTCTTTCAATCAGGATTTGAAAAGAGCTTACCAAATGAATGGGTCTCATATTGTCTGGCAAGATATCTAGGATTACCTGTCCCATTCGCCAAAATAGTAGAAATCCCACAAAGTTTCACTTATGAAACACCTGAACTTGCGAGTATGAGTACCACAACCCAATCTCAATTTGTTTCATTATTTGTACCAGACTGTTTGGATGGTCACCAAGTATCTACAATTTTAGATATTACTAATAAGGAATTATTAGCAGGTATAATTGTCTTTGATTATTGGCTATGCAATCGAGACCGAACGCGCAAGAACATTCTTCTCCAGGAGGAAAAGCAAGATTGCTATAAATTATGGATCATTGACCATGCAGAAACTTTTGGTTCCTATAACTGGACTCTTTCTGAATTGGATCATTTATCAACGGATTTAATGAAAAGCGCAACGCACGAATTAATGTCACGATTCGTTGAAGATGAGCAATACTTTGCAAAACAAATAGAGTTAATTAAGGCTATCCCTATTTTTCTAATTGAAGAAATTGTAACACTAATCCCTGACGATTGGATGATGTCAAAAGAAGAGAAAAAGGCATTGGTTAGCACTTTAGTTGGGCGCCGCAAAGAGATGTTATCCAATGTAATTAAAAAGTTTATTAAGAAAGTAAATTAA
- the galU gene encoding UTP--glucose-1-phosphate uridylyltransferase GalU, with translation MKIRKAIIPAAGLGTRFLPATKAQPKEMLPIVDKPTIQYIVEEAVASGIEDLIIIIGRGKRSIEDHFDKSYELEDVLLRKEQLELLKEIQKISSLLNIYYVRQKEPKGLGHAILCAKSFIGNEPFAVLLGDDIVMSETPCLKQMLDVFARYNNSLVAVQRVMERDVSKYGIIKPKKSMVEPNLYYIDSMVEKPSNKNAPSNYAIMGRYLLSPEIFEILENSTPRKDNELQLTDALNELNKRQSILAYNFEGTRYDIGDKVGYIKATIDVALQRDDIKGEILDYLKNVMEKENLQQIKRKFD, from the coding sequence ATGAAAATTCGTAAGGCTATCATTCCTGCAGCCGGCCTTGGGACTCGATTTTTGCCTGCTACTAAAGCGCAACCAAAGGAAATGCTACCGATTGTTGATAAACCAACGATTCAATATATTGTTGAAGAAGCTGTTGCCTCTGGGATAGAGGATCTTATTATCATCATCGGCAGAGGGAAAAGGTCAATTGAGGACCATTTTGATAAATCATATGAACTAGAAGATGTGCTATTAAGGAAAGAACAACTGGAACTACTAAAAGAGATACAAAAAATATCAAGCTTATTAAATATTTATTATGTTCGGCAAAAAGAACCAAAGGGGCTGGGCCATGCCATACTTTGTGCTAAAAGTTTTATTGGCAATGAGCCTTTTGCTGTTTTATTAGGAGATGATATTGTGATGTCTGAGACACCTTGTTTAAAACAAATGTTGGATGTTTTTGCTCGTTATAATAATTCTTTAGTTGCTGTTCAAAGAGTAATGGAAAGAGATGTAAGTAAATATGGAATTATAAAACCAAAAAAGTCAATGGTTGAACCGAATCTTTACTATATTGATTCTATGGTTGAAAAGCCAAGTAATAAAAATGCTCCTTCGAATTATGCAATTATGGGGCGGTATCTATTGAGTCCTGAAATATTTGAGATTTTAGAGAATTCAACACCTCGAAAAGACAATGAACTTCAACTTACTGATGCATTGAATGAGTTAAATAAGCGGCAATCTATTTTAGCATATAATTTTGAAGGAACTCGTTATGATATTGGCGATAAAGTGGGATACATTAAGGCAACTATAGATGTCGCTTTACAAAGAGATGATATAAAAGGTGAAATACTCGATTATTTAAAAAACGTAATGGAGAAAGAAAATCTTCAGCAAATTAAAAGGAAGTTTGATTAA
- a CDS encoding lytic transglycosylase domain-containing protein yields the protein MKINATHLKTLMEIQALRNFNNSGATSFDLTDKDPFSSLLELEIAKLQSGKAETPTTTNVVLRELQALQPHNFKVTSTSNQTETSNLANPFNEFIENAALKFNVDPKLIRSVIQHESNYDPNAKSHAGATGLMQLMPATAKYLGVKNIDDPQENIEAGTKYLKQMLDKYNGDLKLALAAYNAGPGNVDKYNGIPPFKETQAYVKKVTESFFS from the coding sequence ATGAAGATAAATGCCACACATTTAAAAACTTTAATGGAAATACAAGCGTTACGTAATTTTAACAACTCGGGTGCAACCTCCTTTGATTTAACTGATAAAGATCCATTTTCGAGTTTGCTTGAATTAGAAATTGCCAAGCTGCAAAGTGGTAAAGCAGAAACCCCGACGACAACAAACGTAGTTTTAAGAGAGCTACAGGCACTACAGCCACATAATTTCAAAGTTACTAGTACTAGTAACCAAACAGAAACATCAAATTTAGCGAATCCCTTTAACGAGTTTATTGAAAATGCTGCCCTAAAGTTTAATGTAGATCCAAAACTTATTCGCTCAGTTATTCAGCATGAATCTAACTATGATCCAAATGCAAAAAGTCATGCTGGTGCAACTGGCTTAATGCAGCTTATGCCTGCAACCGCGAAATATTTAGGGGTTAAGAATATCGACGATCCTCAAGAAAACATTGAAGCTGGAACAAAGTATTTAAAACAAATGTTAGATAAATACAATGGTGATCTAAAGCTTGCTCTTGCTGCTTATAATGCTGGGCCTGGTAATGTCGATAAATACAACGGGATACCACCCTTTAAAGAAACTCAAGCATATGTAAAAAAAGTAACGGAAAGCTTTTTTTCGTAA
- a CDS encoding NAD kinase, with amino-acid sequence MKFAISSRGDQTSNALKMKIKNYLIDFDLVLDEKEPDIVISIGGDGTLLYAFHQYIHRLDKTAFVGVHTGHLGFYADWVPSEVEKLVIEIAKTPFSVVEYPILETIVRHIDGGKEVVYLALNEATVKATEGSSLVIGVDIKGQRFETFRGDGLCISTPSGSTAYNKALGGAILHPTLEAIQVAEMASINNRVFRTIGSPLILPRHHTLLLKPEKETDLVVTIDHNTVVHRDVKSIQCRVADEKVRFARFRPFPFWRRVRDSFVSDHK; translated from the coding sequence ATGAAATTTGCGATTTCATCTCGAGGAGATCAGACCTCCAATGCATTGAAAATGAAAATAAAAAATTACCTTATTGATTTTGATTTAGTATTAGATGAAAAAGAGCCAGACATTGTAATATCAATTGGTGGAGATGGGACGCTTTTGTATGCATTTCATCAATATATACACAGACTTGATAAGACCGCATTTGTTGGGGTCCATACAGGACATCTAGGATTTTATGCAGACTGGGTTCCGAGTGAGGTTGAAAAATTAGTCATAGAAATTGCAAAAACGCCTTTTTCTGTTGTTGAGTACCCTATTTTGGAAACGATTGTTCGTCATATAGATGGTGGTAAAGAGGTTGTTTACTTAGCTTTAAATGAGGCAACAGTTAAAGCAACAGAAGGATCTTCGCTAGTGATTGGGGTAGATATTAAAGGACAGAGATTTGAAACATTTCGCGGTGACGGACTATGTATATCTACACCATCTGGGAGCACGGCGTATAATAAAGCGCTTGGAGGTGCCATCCTCCATCCTACACTCGAAGCTATTCAGGTGGCAGAAATGGCGTCAATTAATAATCGAGTATTCAGAACAATTGGTTCACCGTTAATTTTACCACGGCACCACACCCTGTTATTAAAGCCAGAAAAGGAAACTGATTTGGTTGTGACAATTGACCATAACACGGTTGTGCATAGAGATGTCAAATCTATTCAATGTAGAGTGGCCGACGAAAAGGTGCGATTTGCAAGATTTCGACCGTTTCCTTTTTGGCGGAGAGTACGTGATTCATTTGTTTCCGACCACAAATAG
- a CDS encoding GNAT family N-acetyltransferase: MITRDFEGKDLEVCAELFIEVFNNEPWNDRWTFPLAMNYFNDIINTPGFNGFILEDTDGVKGFVFGTRKKWWSGDVYYLYEMCVQPTNHRTGLGSRLMDDVKKILTRYQYSSVILSTERTYIAARFYEKQGFIESENTRFYYYGL, translated from the coding sequence ATGATTACGAGAGATTTTGAAGGTAAAGATTTAGAGGTGTGTGCGGAATTATTCATTGAAGTTTTTAATAATGAGCCTTGGAACGACAGATGGACGTTTCCATTAGCAATGAATTATTTTAATGATATTATCAATACCCCAGGCTTTAATGGTTTTATACTTGAAGATACTGACGGTGTAAAGGGGTTTGTTTTTGGTACTAGAAAGAAATGGTGGAGCGGAGATGTTTACTATTTGTATGAAATGTGTGTGCAGCCTACAAATCATCGAACAGGGTTAGGCTCCAGATTAATGGATGATGTAAAAAAAATTCTAACAAGGTATCAATATTCCTCGGTTATCTTATCAACAGAACGGACATATATTGCTGCAAGATTTTATGAGAAACAGGGTTTTATTGAAAGTGAAAACACAAGATTTTATTATTATGGACTGTAG
- a CDS encoding ClpXP adapter SpxH family protein has translation MFLDGSNTCNETGKIGWKNLVTKPIEIYVFIDPLCPECWALEPILKKFQIEYGDKFCIRHVLTGKLTALNLTNTPTQIAKAWERTASKFGMSCDGDIWYEDPIYSPYLASIAIKAAELQGKRAGLRFLRKLQEVLFLEKQNISKKEILIEIAECAGLDIQEFDKDLNSETAIKAFQCDLKITNEMGVTENPTLVFFNNEKIEEEGIKLSGCYPYEIYVEVLAEILQRKPKPRLVPPLEEFLSYFKFVATKEISVVYNLSCPEVEKEMKKLLLTQKVERVPVKYGTFWRYHG, from the coding sequence ATGTTTCTAGATGGTTCTAATACCTGCAACGAAACGGGGAAAATCGGTTGGAAAAATTTGGTCACAAAACCCATTGAAATATATGTTTTTATAGATCCTTTATGTCCTGAATGTTGGGCACTTGAGCCTATACTAAAAAAATTCCAGATTGAATATGGTGACAAGTTTTGTATCCGTCATGTATTAACAGGAAAATTAACTGCCCTGAATTTAACAAATACCCCTACTCAAATTGCAAAAGCTTGGGAACGAACAGCCAGTAAATTTGGTATGTCGTGCGATGGTGATATTTGGTATGAGGACCCTATATATTCTCCTTACTTAGCTTCAATAGCAATTAAAGCTGCAGAGTTACAAGGAAAAAGAGCGGGATTACGATTTTTAAGAAAGCTACAAGAAGTTCTCTTTCTTGAAAAGCAAAATATATCAAAAAAAGAAATTTTAATCGAGATAGCAGAGTGTGCAGGCCTTGATATTCAAGAATTTGATAAGGACCTCAACTCAGAAACAGCTATAAAAGCGTTCCAATGTGATTTGAAAATTACAAATGAGATGGGAGTAACGGAAAATCCTACACTCGTATTTTTTAATAATGAAAAAATTGAGGAAGAAGGAATTAAGCTTTCTGGTTGTTATCCTTATGAAATTTATGTTGAGGTGTTAGCAGAGATTTTACAGAGAAAGCCTAAACCACGTTTAGTTCCACCATTAGAAGAGTTTTTGTCTTATTTTAAATTTGTAGCAACCAAAGAAATATCAGTAGTGTATAACCTAAGTTGTCCAGAAGTTGAAAAAGAGATGAAAAAATTATTGCTAACACAAAAAGTCGAACGGGTACCAGTCAAATATGGAACATTTTGGCGATATCATGGATAA
- a CDS encoding GTP pyrophosphokinase: MLDWDIFLAPYAQAVEELKIKFKGMRKQFEIQSVHSPIEFVTGRVKPIPSILEKAKRKGIPLEEIENSLYDIAGIRMMCQFVDDIHHVIQILKGRKDFEIIEERDYINNMKDSGYRSYHVVINYPVETIGGQKKIFIEIQIRTLAMNFWATIEHSLNYKYKGDIPKDIQQRLQSASEAASRLDKEMSLIRGEIQEAQRIFMHKQDS, encoded by the coding sequence ATGCTAGATTGGGATATTTTTTTAGCACCTTATGCACAGGCAGTTGAGGAGCTGAAAATTAAATTTAAAGGGATGAGGAAACAATTTGAAATACAATCTGTCCATTCACCGATTGAATTTGTGACAGGAAGAGTGAAACCAATACCAAGTATTTTAGAGAAAGCAAAACGTAAAGGGATCCCGCTAGAAGAAATTGAAAACAGTCTATATGACATTGCAGGTATTCGCATGATGTGTCAATTTGTTGATGATATCCATCATGTTATCCAAATATTAAAGGGTCGTAAGGATTTTGAGATTATAGAAGAACGTGATTACATAAATAATATGAAGGATAGTGGATATCGATCTTATCATGTAGTTATTAATTATCCAGTTGAAACAATTGGTGGACAAAAAAAGATTTTCATCGAAATTCAAATACGTACGCTTGCCATGAACTTTTGGGCGACTATAGAGCACTCATTAAACTATAAATACAAAGGAGACATTCCGAAAGATATACAGCAAAGACTCCAAAGTGCGTCAGAAGCAGCTTCAAGGCTTGATAAAGAAATGTCATTAATTCGTGGAGAAATTCAAGAGGCGCAACGAATCTTTATGCACAAGCAGGACAGCTAA
- a CDS encoding glycosyltransferase family 4 protein produces the protein MKVLVIWRLLTVGGVNAGWRNRAIYFKKHGIETEFLYMKDHGGLHIMEDVATVYLTKDKHEIVKIIKENNYDAIIIVDTGKAYNWVKKANYHGPVIIEARTPELIKLQPHLKSFNGIQPISIIVPSEYQKRLVSILTEDISINVIYNGVDTSFFSALSTQEIDFESDPVLPKGKKVIAYIGRLDKRKNWPMLLEIAKQIKKDRDDIEFWVIGGAHSVQREEFAAKWQEEQLTDIVKWYPVIPYQQMPHMYSKVRESGGCTLSVTKSESFGNTFIESMVCGVPVVASNMMPVTELVAQGETGMLYRGQNVDDAVKQLYSILDNPNLHQQLSKAGINRVHEHFEIKVVAEQYVKLLKKLVQKEEGTEGEMNAL, from the coding sequence ATGAAAGTACTTGTAATCTGGCGTTTGCTGACTGTAGGAGGGGTAAATGCTGGATGGCGGAATCGTGCGATCTATTTTAAAAAACATGGAATTGAAACAGAGTTTTTATATATGAAAGATCACGGTGGACTTCATATTATGGAAGATGTTGCAACTGTGTATTTAACAAAAGATAAGCATGAGATTGTTAAAATAATTAAAGAAAACAACTATGATGCAATTATTATTGTAGATACAGGAAAAGCATATAATTGGGTTAAAAAGGCCAACTACCACGGTCCTGTCATCATCGAGGCTCGTACCCCTGAACTAATCAAACTACAACCTCATCTAAAATCTTTCAACGGTATTCAACCAATATCTATAATCGTTCCTTCAGAGTATCAAAAAAGATTAGTTTCAATACTGACGGAAGACATATCCATTAACGTAATTTACAATGGGGTGGATACGTCCTTTTTTAGCGCGTTATCAACACAAGAGATAGATTTTGAGTCCGATCCTGTATTACCTAAAGGTAAAAAAGTTATTGCTTATATTGGTCGATTAGATAAACGCAAAAATTGGCCAATGTTACTAGAAATTGCCAAACAAATCAAAAAGGATCGTGATGATATTGAATTTTGGGTGATTGGTGGTGCGCACAGTGTACAACGTGAAGAATTTGCTGCTAAATGGCAGGAAGAACAACTGACTGATATTGTTAAGTGGTACCCGGTCATTCCTTATCAACAGATGCCACACATGTATTCAAAAGTACGCGAATCAGGAGGATGTACACTTTCAGTCACAAAATCTGAATCATTCGGCAATACCTTCATCGAATCAATGGTTTGTGGTGTTCCAGTGGTAGCGTCAAATATGATGCCAGTAACAGAATTAGTTGCTCAAGGAGAGACTGGAATGCTTTATCGTGGACAAAATGTAGACGATGCAGTCAAACAGTTATATAGTATTTTAGATAATCCAAATTTACACCAACAACTATCTAAGGCTGGAATTAATCGTGTTCATGAACATTTTGAGATTAAGGTAGTAGCTGAACAATATGTTAAATTACTGAAAAAACTAGTTCAAAAAGAGGAAGGTACAGAAGGCGAGATGAATGCATTATGA